The following is a genomic window from Aphis gossypii isolate Hap1 chromosome X, ASM2018417v2, whole genome shotgun sequence.
atttataataaattaattaaatcgtaaaaacttaaactacagaattatttacaaattttggaaattttcataaattttgtcaaaatttgaactttaaataagtatttaacaaaaacttgtgtctaatgtctataatatgttattttacacTCTTCCATTATTCGGTATGTTGATGCGTTTATGATGTACCTACGATATTTTGGCATAGGTAAAGACACAGAGGATGAGCAAATACTTTACGTCAATTGCACTAGAAATCACAGGTAagggaaataaaattatgggaTTCAAAAAGATTATACATCAACTGCGCCGGACGATATTGAAGTACAATGAAGGTCAGCTTTCATTTCACCGCGATACCATTTCgccgaatttattttttcgcaGTTCCATTTTgccgattttatttttgtataattaatattttttttaaactagttaatattattcgttttgtttaattaaataactaactaattaaataattctttcaTTTTGAGTTACAAAATCTCTTTCCTGTCTTAAAACGAAGTTccaatttctttataaatctatagaaataaataagtaaatttatatttagtgtaggtatctaatatctactaattctactatatagttatctttatatatataccaataaattaaactatctaTAAGTGTGGtcgtagtatattattaaacatatttaatatttaaataattttatcttaaaaatcgTAACTTTTAATCATTACGTATACCtacagtacaatataattattatttcgttttttaaataaataaataaataagtgtggtcaagtgagtaacgctctgctgtatagtaggttactataataattgatgtattaaatttgaatttaatgataagtatcattatatatgaaaaacaattctgaacggagatgatttgtcagcctagaatataatttacaggGGTTGGTATAAAagatggtttatgttttaatggcctgaatacaccaaagtttaagttcttttataattattgttagtcaaacttatggaaaatcttgtattctattttcaactcttagccaCTTAagcaaaaatttttatgaattatacctacaaaataatttgtaaatattcatgattttgacgaatttttatcaacatttgaacttcaaacactaataaaaaaaattgtgcttatttgttcttataatttttgaactcaaccaaaaaaatttaaacgatatttatataaaaaaaaaaacctaaacaaaaacaaatatttcaaatgcctataaatagtattaaaataagtgaaatattttgaaaattaaattatgtaaataaaattccaatcttaataattggtgaaattttaaagtacctacaaCTTATAccttttgaattataacaaatatttaattcgtttgaggataaatcgttgtcGTTACgcaaaatttttcctataataatgCTTAAAGTTTTCTCTAaatagctacttgaaggaaaacttatggcaaacttattgttgaatttttacCTGACCttagatatatacataaaaaaattttataatttttttaactacaaaattacttgcagattttcgtgattttgacgtatttcgtaaaaattcaaactataaacgcttataaaaaaaaattgtgactaacgatctttgatttgttttaactacaataaaaacaaggcACACATACGGCACTGGATGTGTTGTTAACTTTGTAGTTATCGCTGCGACGGCACACTATtcattccattattttttatataatttttggggATTTAGCAATCGATAACTTCAGAATTAAGATAGTAGTATAGCACTTAAGTCCGGAATACACGAGGATAGTTTTTCAAGAAAGGATAGCAAGCTAGCTATTCCCAGCGCCTATCCTGGCTTAAAAAAtgctagttaaaaaaaataatacaaaggtaaccatattttaagaaaaaattatttgaacattttgcGGTGAAATGGGTCGGTGGAAAAATGGGATTAATTTGGCGGCGAAATGGTACCGCGGTGAAATGAAATGGCGACGAAATGCGATACGACCACAATGaaggttatatattaattaggtacacCGTCGAtactgaagttgaaaaataatattaatattttaagatttttgatattacaatttgttttatatgttaggtgttattctataatatgtttgattgtatttatgacataataatttaatttaattcaaatttcaaaagtatttttagattttttgataGTGACTTGTAATGTTCATATACACAAAACGTATAAATTCATGAACAAATTAATGTCTGAACTCTGAAGGCGCCCATAATGTATTGGTACCCTTAGCGGTCGCTCAGATCACCTACCCCTAAGACCGGCCCTGCGTATACATTtagtatgttataattaacatatgtaactatttaattaaaataaaatatctaaaaatattatagtacctaaataatattaaactttcttAGTGCAAtcaatgtacctataccttATTTATGtgtgataaatttattggcgcaaaatatgtatagatttCACTATTTCAGGTAGTCTATAGAAAAATCGGCGCAATCGGTTAACaccgttattattttaccaccaccgcaatattaataagaacaatacaatatatagattatattaggTGTATTTGTTCAACACTGTAAAAATGATACCTATGCATCTGTGTTTACTACGAAGTATTTATGTACAACTAGCACAGGCAATTcggtttttattaacaaatttattttaatgaaaatatttaagttttgaacatcgttaaacagaatattaaacaacaaattaaacaaattttgaatcatattttagaactggtttttatttttaacaaacaacGAAGTGCACAGGGTCAgctagtataaatatattggtcGATTTCCGTAATGGCTTcccaaaataatgaaaaaacagtgtcggatttttaatttattaaaagtagtgTATATAACTCAGTTTGAGAACCCCTGTTTTTCAAGAACAAAACCTTTGCTAACATAATCGCCAGCGGCCACTTTTCATTCTCCCGACTACATAAAATTACTTGTTAATAACTTAACTATAGGTACTCTCTATATGTTATAAGCATGATTAGTTACGATAAGTCGAATGAATATTATTGCCGATTTCGTACACTCAGGTACAGTGTAACTcagttaattattacaatttttttcatttaacccCTTAAAACTcatgtttattgttatgaacatttttaattatgaattttgagcttgtttgtattataaattaaaaggtatataagaaaaaataaaattctctcCCTTATAAGATTAATAGAAATCTATGACCAATAGAACGATGATATACAATGAAACCATCTTTacctgatttattttaatttgaacttaaTAAGAATGATAAAACGACGAAAGAAAAACGTGCTTACACTAGttattaacaatatcaaattcgtttaaaaaccgatatttatttaaacatgtatttctaaaatattaaaattatcataccattaatactataaaaacattaaatatctaataataagaattataactttatttaacctagtgagtatattttttttattttacacatttaactGCTACAAATTTTAACGCTATTCAGAAGTTTAAAACCATCGTATACtgtaaaatcttatattttataattttgattagatactattatatttcttcACTTGCCAAAAAGACTTATGGAACAACAATACATCAGATTAGAATTTTGATTGTACTTTTGTGATGGTGTATTATGTTTtgcttaaatacaaaattttattagctgtaattttttttttttgtactacgGTAGACAGACATCTGAATGACAAGTACAACAACAATTCATTTTCCACTTAATTTCGGACTTGAGACCTGGTTTTAGTTCTAGGCTCGGTCCAGTGGAAGGTGCTTTGTCCTGGTAACGACAACTACGGTCTCGTGCCACCGGAATAGATTCAACTACAGGTGGACGAACTTTGGGAGAAATAACAGCGGTTGGACGTTTGGCCGGTGAACAGACGGATGTGGTTTTTTCTGCTGGCGGACAGATGGAAGTCGGACGTTTGGCCGGTGAACAAACAGAGGTGTCTTTTTCGGCTGGTGGACAGATGGAAGTTGGACGTTCGACTGGTGGACAGACAGAAGTTGGTTTTTTAATCGGCGGATAGACAGAAGTCGGTTGACTTGTCGGCGGACTGACGGTAGTCTGAATTTCCGGATCAGTCTGCTGACATGAGTCCCGCTTGCAGACTCTATCGGTTATTATCGTACCGATGTTGATGATGATCTGCGACATAACTCGATCTTCCGAAACGCCGTACTCGGACTGGACCTGCGGTTTCTGATTAATATCTTGGTGATGGTGCCTAGGATTCTTCTCTTCGCGGTCGGCAGTTGGCGGTTGATGACAAATGTGATTTACCGGACCTGGTACCTTAATTGGGTCATTCGTACCACGTTGCTTGTCTTTCGAGTCTTTTGTCTTGGATCCATTGTCCTGTAGGGCTTTTATGAAGACCGACACCGGCTGTGATTTTAAGAAATCACATAAGATCATTTCAGAGTTTTTAGTATGTTCGTCACGACCTTTTCGTGGTTTCACAACTTTTGTAGGGGCAGATTTTTCAtcgcatttatttattatcaatctgCAACAACATTGTGCTGACACGCACTCATCCACATCGTTTTTGCTCATTGTTTCGTTAGTGTTTATAATAGTGTTTCTGATGTTGGTTGTAAGTGTTATATGGTAAAATTTCGTTCAATTATTTAGTGAAGAGTTTCTTCTATTCGTAATTTTCTTAATCTTTGAATAACACACGTACATcgaattaaaacattttgtttatattttccttGTTACAACGTTGCTAAGATGTcccttaataattattatttattacctatgccTATTActcgtaatatataatattttaaattatgcaaaatatataccttattaaatcatattattcttttatgataattttattttcttaattcagaaacatatttattttgatagtaTGGGTAGTAGTGATGTagtatacgtatttatttattacctattatatatgagAACATATAACACAATCaagtctttttttaaattattatgaaatataaatttattgtaatcagaagtattaaaaacaaattaacataaaaaagaaTGGTCAAGTGGGTAATGTTCTGCTATACAGTAGGTACCGAGAGGACTTCGAATATAGAATAAGACACTATAAAGGATATGTGTTAAAATTGATTGCAATGATAGATATcgttatatatgaaaaatgattctgaacggaaattatttgtcagcctaggatatatatATTCCACTAGGTAGctaaaaatgtaggtaatttttgttttaaataccactaaattaaattatgcacAAAAAATggcaatttaaacaactggtatatgtttcaatattttacaaatggatagtaaatttttaactaaaacaaaaatctaacttaatttgatagtaaatcgttTTTTACTCTTGAATTTcggatttcgtaaaaatttaaaacctaacCTATGGAGATCATAATAGGATGTTTAGAACcatcatattttttgtctTTAAACAACTCACCATaattgactattttttttaaaaacattattcactttacaattattttacatcaacctaaaaattatagtttttatgtttGGTTATAGGTTTACATAaatacgttatttattttttgtgtttatgatAGAACTAttccaattaaaaattcaataagacatttagttattttttaaatactaaaaatggtgaaataaatatattttcattaaatacataaaacacaAACAATCACAACGACTCAATGatacaatgaaaattaattttctaagattttatttatttactatgcccattttttcattacatgTAGCCATGTAGGTATAGTttacagttaattatttacaatagaatataaatatcttaggCAATTAGGCATAATAGAAAGTAGtttaatgtttacaataaGAATTTGTTACTTATGGTTATCAATATGGTTACAATGAGTAGATAATAAGATAGCTGAGAACGATATTAgccatacaaataaataaataaaaatattaatgttttaaatatttaaaaagaataaaacaaaacacattaatacatttgtcaCCTTTTTACTGATGTCAtaaggtacataaaaaatatattatagagcaaacacaataaatatctTATGTTACGGACTTTCAGATTTCAGGAACTCTAATTAAACGACCCAATGACTttagacaaaaataatgagAAAGAATACCTATTAGGTATGTAGATAAGAAGAATGCTACGTTCACTTAATGATGCTTCCTCTAATTTTTAcactaatttataactttttattttatgatacttaTTTATGCCTTAATTgcattgttgttatatttatttaatttttactctaagctacctatacatatattcactttatatttgtatttacctacataatttccGATTGGAgttaataccaaaaataaataaataaataattttgatggtTAAAATCTAGACtaggtaactatataatagcacaaaaaaaatactgtaactTACCTATCAAAAaccaaattgtaaaatattttatcatgcaTTATATTGAAAACTTTGCTACTAAAGACTATAAATTagctaggtattatatatgtgaCTAAATGAAAGTGCAATACAGGTTATAGAATTATACTGGTTTTAAGTTCTCGAATTCACATTACCTTTTTTAATGTCAAAATTAACGTGTTACGTTATCTTTATGTAAgaccattatatttattcagatataataatataatagactacctataattaattcaatttatgagtccataaaaaaaaataataaatgcatataattaaacaaaaattctagttaggtacctatagtaaaaaaaaaaagtatttaaagcgTGATATTGGAAACTATTGTGTCACTAGTGAGTTCCAACACAAGTTCCATCTAAGcaatcaatattaaacaatcaggtgtgtattaatatacttttgatttacctagttaatatatatcattttaaatcaaacaaactatcaaaaatattgtgaaaaaatattataatataatatgatatatataatatttatgatattatcataaactgtacaaaaatgaatatcttATTTTGGTAAAgtgaacaaataattataacttgtcCTTGTATCATGTaccataaatacaatataattaacttttatataatttatatcctattcatgaaaaaaaataggttttaCTATAGGAACATggataaaacttatataacgACATTGTTTCcaaagtatgatattatactctttcaaatcagtgtaaaataaatttacacttatattacattaatatttttttataatttttataatttttaacactaatacatttatttattttaacattaaaattattatcaatattttagttataaaaaaaacgaatagacacctcaaatatatttacattaaacaactattattacataatatatagaataaatattacaatattttttaaatggaaaaaataaataaaacattaccacctaatatttattgtattagttGAATATTTTGCTTTAGAGTTttgattatgaaattaaaagcaTATGATACAGTTTATAAATCCTGAaaggtagttaaaaaaaaacagttgaaTAATAAgtcattttcttataaatatttaaaaaattcagtatagaaaaattagaatttaacatATAGATGTTAAGTTAGGTTAGAAGGCTTaggaagaaaaaaatgtttaaaaaaaactgtaacaaaaatgaataataacctaaatataaaaatcctaGAAGTCTTGATACATGGTTCAGaacaacaacattttttttttattatttgttaatattatgtattaattatgtttataagaaaatgtttCCAGTGCAAGTATGGGTTGTGTTAGCAACGATGGTTATATTCAATCAGGCAGCAATACTTAACTTGAAGGATTTTACCAAAGGTACTCAAATCcttcaaatatttctattaaaactaaaatataatacaagaacTGTACCCACATCATTATCTACCACAATTAActctaaatatattacagaTTTTACACAAGCCTCTTCGATGACTACTTCAAAATCAAATGATATTTCAAAGACTACAGCAACATCATTTCCAACTACAACCCAATCAAAAGTTACCTCCAAAGTTACACAAAACTCTACAGTGATCACCGCTGGTTCAAATATTACATCAACTTCTTCTCTTAATAATACAGATTCTAATATCAACATAGAATATGAATCTTCTAAGCCCGTTATGAaaagtttttggttttttctaCCTTTTGCAGTGACCGCGATAGCTAATTTGTTTTGATGACcatcattcataaaaaatgccatttcaaataaaacatttaagctTCTGTAAATTTAtcccaaatatttttaataagtctaGTACTTAAGCTATCAAGAAAGTGATACTGGTCTttaggaaaatttaaaattaaagcctgtataaaaattcattgtatttgtgtatgtaaatatataaatattcgttgtgattgtttatgatttataatattacaataaattataaattatattcaatataaaattgaacaattttttttctattattgaagcattaaatttgaaatatttgtaatttattataaaatataaaatatgtgtatgtacctatacctacattaatgaGACGATTAGTTGAAAGTTAGAATAAAAGAGTTAAAATCACTTAAAACTCTAAAACATTTCATATGTTCTATAAAATTGCTCCCCAATCCTACAAAATTACTATCTAGTTGATctatgtttttgtaatttttttttctgtatggatatttcacaaatttacatttacgcaaaaattaagtattccGCTGTATGATGTAAATCTTCATCGTTCGAAATAAAGTGTCCGTTAAACATTCTTCGTtagtaattttagaaatatatctCGGTCGGCTTTCAAAACATTGAATCTTCTTTTAACCATTTTCTCTGTCTTCTTACTATTAAATCTTAATTGAAAGTGATTAGTGTGTAATAACACGTAATTATGGATTCTTCACCCCctccatttatttattttcaccgTGACTCTTTCTGATCCATTCACGAGATTGAGTATCATTTATGCAATACTGATGTTGAAAGTAGgcatatacttaaaataggaAACATTCTCCAAGTTATAGCAgttgatatcataatatgataaaactatttttccaCCTACTCTCGTTTCTTATCTATATGTGTATCATGTTAAGTTGGCATGTGTAGAATGTAGACCTAAAGTCCATTCAAAATAAGAAACCATGTCGGCGGTCAACTACTGCGCAAGAGCGTAGTCCCTATGTACGATTGGCTTACGGATGGTTAACTTTGATGGAGATAGACAATCGGTTGTTGTCTAACCACCGCCGACTAGGTTCTTTATTTTGAACGGACTAAAGCGTTAACGTCACcgactatataaaaaaaagtccaTTCTTTCAAGTTCACGGAAAACCGTGTTTAGTCTTTAGAGTCCGGTTAAATCCGAGAACGTCAATAATCCGACTTTAAAGTTCCGTTACTGTCTTGGATTTTCGCTATTACTGCGTTAGTTCCACCAAACTACATTTAGTGAAGGATTCGCCACTAATACTGCCGCCGTTAGTTTCTCCCgtgataaattaatgttataagtcGATCAGAGCCGAGCCTAGTCCGATATGGATTCCACTTCTGCTCTAACTCTTCGTTATATTTATAGGGCTCCTATAATTTCCTatcctattattttaaatctagacTTCTCTCCCTCATCTTCGACATCAAGTCATCACATCCCGCTTAACCCTTTACAAGGCCAATCATTCTATCCTACTCATTTTATACAGTGCTCTAACTAAAAACTTTTTCCAAGGTGAgggttatgaatatttttagtagtacatactataaatatatttattccactaaataaactatcaacaaaactaaattaactaaattaacataaaaatattataaaataaataagcaataaacaaataatatttatatttatacataaatattcatacaatatacatattaatcaataattatattaataaaataaaattataataatagttggtatatcaaattagtaattatataattcatccTTATCGAAGTGTTGAATCGAGTCTTCTCACCACATCATTAAGATCGACGTAAATTTCTTTTTGCATTGTTAGAAGAGCTAATCCAATTCAACCGATTTTCCCCTATTGTGTTACGTAAATACGTTTTTACACTTCATACAGCAAAAAACGTACTTTTGATCTTGATGATGTGGTGAGAAAATTCGATTCAACACCTCGATATGGATGAATTCTATAATTACTCACAAAGAACAGGGAAAAGAACGAACCTTGATACGATGTACTAAAATAGGTTGCCAAAGAACTTAGTCCGTCCGTAAAGGTAACacttttttatgtacaaagataaaaattgtcaatataaTAGTGGGTTATCGTTGTcagatattttagaattagcTTATTATTGGTGTCTTGAAATACCaaaaaataccataataaaattaactggaAGAGGAAATCACACAGTTCACGACTAGATGAATTTATGTCGTGAAATACCATTAGctgcttttaaaaaaagaaggaAAATAGGAG
Proteins encoded in this region:
- the LOC114133004 gene encoding uncharacterized protein LOC114133004 codes for the protein MSKNDVDECVSAQCCCRLIINKCDEKSAPTKVVKPRKGRDEHTKNSEMILCDFLKSQPVSVFIKALQDNGSKTKDSKDKQRGTNDPIKVPGPVNHICHQPPTADREEKNPRHHHQDINQKPQVQSEYGVSEDRVMSQIIINIGTIITDRVCKRDSCQQTDPEIQTTVSPPTSQPTSVYPPIKKPTSVCPPVERPTSICPPAEKDTSVCSPAKRPTSICPPAEKTTSVCSPAKRPTAVISPKVRPPVVESIPVARDRSCRYQDKAPSTGPSLELKPGLKSEIKWKMNCCCTCHSDVCLP